ACAAATGTTACGGTAGCGACACATGGACCACTCTCTGTTGATTAACCGGCTCGGCCTCCAATTACGCGAAAAACGTATAAATCGTGGCCTGACGCAAGCGCAGCTTGCCGATCTGGCGGGACTGACACGATACAAAATCATCGCGATTGAGAAAGGCACCCTTTCTGTCGGCATGATCGCTTACGCGCGCGTTTTGGCCGCTCTGGACTGCGAACTCGCAGTGGTTCCAGCAACGATGCCAACCCTTGAAGAGCTTGGGGATTTATTCGAATGAAAATGGCCTCTCTTCAAGTCAGTACCCCTGAAGGTAATAGCGGCAGGCTTTTCAGCGATGCCAAAGATTTCACGTTCCGTTATCACGAAGATGCGTCGCCACAAATGGCGATCAGCCTCTCGATGCCTGTACGGCATGACGAGTTTCGTCGGCGTGAACTGCACCCTGTTTTTCAAATGAACCTGCCAGAAGGCTATGTGCTGGAGCAGTTACGCAATCGCTTGGCCAAGACTGTAAACGTCGATCCAATGCTGCTACTGGCGCTTTCCGGCAGCACATCGCCCATTGGCAGGGTTCACGTACGTTCTGAAACAGTTGACGCCTTGCTTGAGGAGCAAGAATTTCCGGGAGAAAAACTCGAAGAGATTCTCACCTGGGACGGCACGGAAGATATCTTCGCCGACATGCTTGATCGCTACATCCTGCGGGCAGGCATTTCAGGTGTTCAACCCAAGTTGCTGGTGCCGGAACGGCAGGAGGCCGGGTTGGCGCGAGTGACATCGAAAACTTCGGATCTGATCATCAAAAGTGGCAGAGACGAATTCCCGGGCCTGGCGATCAATGAATTCCTCTGCATGTCCATGGCGAAAGACGCGGGTATTCCCGTTCCACCGTTTTACCTTTCCGACAACGCCAAGCTGTTCGTCATGCGCCGCTTCGACCGCGATGAGCAGCTCAACCCGATTGGTTTTGAAGACATGGCAGTGCTGATGGGGCTATCGGCTAACCAGAAGTACAGCAAGAGTTATGCGGCAATCGCCAAGGCTGTTCGAGTGTTTTGCCCGGCGAAACACTTGCGTACGTCGCTTGATCAACTCTTCGATAGCGTTGCCCTGAGTTGCATCGTTGGGAATGGCGACGCTCATTTGAAAAACTTCGGGCTGCTCTATTCGGAACCTACCCAACGCGATGCGCATTTAGCGCCGGCTTACGACATCGTCAACACCACGGCCTATATTCCGGAAGATGTCCTGGCTTTGGATCTAGTGGGCAACAAGTCCATGTTCGCTTCTCGCCAGGGACTACTGGAATTTGCGCACACCTGTGAGATCGAGCACCCCAAGGAACGCATACAGCGACTGCTCGCTTCGGTTGAAGCTGTACTTGACCGCTATCCTCAATACCGGGAACAAGCGCCTCATGTCGTCAGCGCCATTGAGCAAGCGGCAGCGCCCTTTTCTCTGACTTTTGGATAGCTTCAGTATCGCAAAAAACTATCGCCCACAAAAAACCCGCCTCTCGGCGGGTTTCTTGAATCAGCAAGTTAACGCTCAGGCTTAGTTAACCTTGGCGTTCAACTCACCCTTCAAATAACGCTGGTACATCGCTTCCAGCGAGATCGGCTTGATCTTCGAAGCATTACCGGCAGTGCCGAACGCTTCATAACGAGCGATACACACATCGCGCATCGCAGTCACGGTGGCGCCGAAGAATTTACGCGGGTCGAATTCGCTCGGGTTGGTGGCCATCAGGCGACGCATCGCACCGGTGGAGGCCAGACGCAGGTCGGTGTCGATGTTGACCTTGCGTACGCCGTACTTGATGCCTTCGACGATTTCTTCAACCGGTACGCCGTAGGTTTCTTTGATGTCGCCGCCGTACTGGTTGATGATCGCCAGCCACTCTTGTGGCACCGAGGACGAACCGTGCATCACCAGGTGGGTGTTCGGGATGCGTTTGTGGATTTCCTTGATGCGGTCGATAGCCAGCACGTCACCGGTAGGTGGCTTGGTGAACTTGTAGGCGCCGTGGCTGGTGCCGATGGCGATGGCCAGGGCATCCACCTGAGTGCGTTTAACGAAGTCAGCGGCTTCTTCCGGGTCGGTCAGCATTTGGCTGTGATCCAGAACGCCTTCGGCGCCGATGCCGTCTTCTTCACCGGCCATGCCGGTTTCCAGCGAACCCAGGCAGCCCAGCTCGCCTTCTACCGATACGCCGCAGGCGTGAGCCATGGCCACGGTCTGCTGGGTGACGCGGACGTTGTAGTCGTAGTCGGTCGGGGTCTTGCCGTCTTCGCCCAGCGAGCCGTCCATCATCACCGAGCTGAAGCCCAGTTGGATCGAGCGCTGGCAGACGTCAGGGCTGGTGCCGTGGTCCTGGTGCATGCACACCGGGATGTGCGGGAACTCTTCGATCGCGGCCAGGATCAGGTGACGCAGGAATGGCGCGCCAGCGTATTTACGGGCGCCGGCCGAAGCCTGAACGATCACCGGGGAGTCAGTCTTGTCAGCGGCTTCCATGATGGCGCGCATCTGCTCAAGGTTGTTGACGTTGAAGGCTGGAACGCCGTAGCCGAACTCGGCTGCGTGGTCCAACATCTGGCGCATGCTGATAAGTGCCATTGTGTGTGTCTCTCCCGGTTTGGGTCGTTAATCGTGCCAGCCTGCCGGAGCGGCGGCGGCTATTCAAGTGATTGCAGATCGGGGGTCTAAGCCCGGCCTGGTGATTCGATAAAGCAAAATCCTGAGAGCTACACAGAACCCCTGTGGGAGCGAGCCTGCTCGCGAAAGCAATCTTGCAGTCGCAGATACAGTGCCTGTCAGAGCGCTTTCGCGAGCAGGCTCGCTCCCACATTAGAACTGTGGTGTGTCAATTACGGCGCTTTACAGCCGCGGCCGATCAGGTCATTGGTAGCGACCCAGTACACCAGGCCTTCGTTACCCTTGATGTGAAACGCCAGCATGCCGTCGCTGTACAGCGTGCCCGAGGCGCCCGGCTCTTCTTTCAGGCGATAGACCTGATCACCGCCACCCAGTCGAACATCAACGTCCTTCTGGCCGGCATCGGCGTAACGCCACAGCACTTTGGCCTGGCTGTCGCAGGTCCAGGTGGTCCAGTTATCCGCCGGGGCGGATGTCTGAAACAGGTTCAACTGCGCGCAACCGCCCAACAATGCCAACGCCGCAATGGCGATCAAGCCTTTCATCCGTGTTCCTCGACTGACGGCGCACGCCGCCAGCCATGAGTTAAGAGTCAGACCCGTCAAG
The sequence above is drawn from the Pseudomonas sp. FP2196 genome and encodes:
- the fba gene encoding class II fructose-bisphosphate aldolase (catalyzes the reversible aldol condensation of dihydroxyacetonephosphate and glyceraldehyde 3-phosphate in the Calvin cycle, glycolysis, and/or gluconeogenesis) produces the protein MALISMRQMLDHAAEFGYGVPAFNVNNLEQMRAIMEAADKTDSPVIVQASAGARKYAGAPFLRHLILAAIEEFPHIPVCMHQDHGTSPDVCQRSIQLGFSSVMMDGSLGEDGKTPTDYDYNVRVTQQTVAMAHACGVSVEGELGCLGSLETGMAGEEDGIGAEGVLDHSQMLTDPEEAADFVKRTQVDALAIAIGTSHGAYKFTKPPTGDVLAIDRIKEIHKRIPNTHLVMHGSSSVPQEWLAIINQYGGDIKETYGVPVEEIVEGIKYGVRKVNIDTDLRLASTGAMRRLMATNPSEFDPRKFFGATVTAMRDVCIARYEAFGTAGNASKIKPISLEAMYQRYLKGELNAKVN
- a CDS encoding type II toxin-antitoxin system HipA family toxin, giving the protein MKMASLQVSTPEGNSGRLFSDAKDFTFRYHEDASPQMAISLSMPVRHDEFRRRELHPVFQMNLPEGYVLEQLRNRLAKTVNVDPMLLLALSGSTSPIGRVHVRSETVDALLEEQEFPGEKLEEILTWDGTEDIFADMLDRYILRAGISGVQPKLLVPERQEAGLARVTSKTSDLIIKSGRDEFPGLAINEFLCMSMAKDAGIPVPPFYLSDNAKLFVMRRFDRDEQLNPIGFEDMAVLMGLSANQKYSKSYAAIAKAVRVFCPAKHLRTSLDQLFDSVALSCIVGNGDAHLKNFGLLYSEPTQRDAHLAPAYDIVNTTAYIPEDVLALDLVGNKSMFASRQGLLEFAHTCEIEHPKERIQRLLASVEAVLDRYPQYREQAPHVVSAIEQAAAPFSLTFG
- a CDS encoding helix-turn-helix domain-containing protein; translated protein: MDHSLLINRLGLQLREKRINRGLTQAQLADLAGLTRYKIIAIEKGTLSVGMIAYARVLAALDCELAVVPATMPTLEELGDLFE
- a CDS encoding MliC family protein; its protein translation is MKGLIAIAALALLGGCAQLNLFQTSAPADNWTTWTCDSQAKVLWRYADAGQKDVDVRLGGGDQVYRLKEEPGASGTLYSDGMLAFHIKGNEGLVYWVATNDLIGRGCKAP